One stretch of Candidatus Hydrogenedentota bacterium DNA includes these proteins:
- the rsmI gene encoding 16S rRNA (cytidine(1402)-2'-O)-methyltransferase: MGTLYVIATPIGNLEDLSFRAVRVLGEVGAVACEDTRVTPRLFERYDIPRPRTWFSCHEHNEEHAAKRILGLLDAGVAVALCSEGGCPGISDPGYRVISASIEAGHEIVAVPGPSAVHVALLVSGLPTSSYTFKGFPPRKPGARARFLEMERDSPHTLVFFESPFRLAALLGAAHEILGDRCAAVCVELTKKFEQARRGYLSDLQKWYDTHEVKGETTLVVAGRHPKFERAVGAAGFQGGMRPAEE; encoded by the coding sequence GTGGGCACGCTTTACGTTATTGCGACGCCGATCGGCAACCTGGAAGACCTCAGCTTCCGCGCCGTGCGCGTGCTGGGAGAGGTGGGCGCGGTCGCGTGCGAGGACACGCGCGTGACGCCGCGCCTGTTCGAGCGCTATGACATCCCGCGGCCCAGGACGTGGTTTTCGTGTCATGAGCATAACGAGGAACACGCGGCCAAGCGGATTCTGGGCCTGCTCGACGCGGGTGTTGCCGTAGCCCTGTGCAGCGAGGGTGGTTGCCCGGGCATCAGCGACCCGGGCTACCGCGTGATCAGTGCCAGCATCGAGGCCGGCCACGAAATTGTGGCAGTACCCGGACCCAGCGCGGTGCATGTGGCGTTGCTTGTCTCCGGGTTGCCGACATCCAGTTACACATTCAAAGGATTTCCGCCGCGGAAGCCCGGTGCGCGTGCCCGTTTTCTCGAAATGGAACGAGACTCTCCTCATACGCTGGTCTTCTTCGAGTCGCCGTTCCGCCTGGCGGCGCTGCTGGGCGCGGCGCATGAAATATTGGGCGACCGCTGCGCCGCGGTCTGCGTGGAGCTTACGAAAAAATTCGAACAGGCGCGCAGGGGCTATCTTTCCGACCTTCAAAAATGGTATGATACTCATGAAGTGAAAGGAGAAACGACGTTGGTCGTGGCGG
- a CDS encoding acyl-CoA thioesterase encodes MVGGILNGFDIVTRHLIMEKDLNAEGHLFGGAMLAWLDEATGVYVMEKIGYPDFVTVGLDDVYFKAPGHRGDVITIYCRIVKTGASSITAETKAVNHELRTGVDREIITCHFTFVCLKDHKAYPYFKSPEYRNWLKRQQAAGRPKTRRRAP; translated from the coding sequence ATGGTCGGCGGAATACTGAACGGTTTCGACATCGTGACACGGCATCTCATCATGGAGAAGGACCTGAACGCTGAAGGGCATCTCTTCGGCGGCGCAATGCTGGCCTGGCTCGATGAGGCGACGGGCGTCTACGTCATGGAAAAGATCGGCTACCCGGATTTTGTCACGGTCGGGCTGGACGACGTATATTTCAAGGCGCCGGGGCACCGCGGCGACGTCATTACCATCTACTGCAGGATTGTGAAGACCGGCGCTTCGTCCATCACGGCGGAGACCAAGGCGGTCAACCACGAATTGCGCACGGGCGTGGACCGCGAGATCATCACCTGTCATTTCACGTTCGTGTGTCTCAAAGACCACAAGGCATATCCGTATTTCAAAAGTCCCGAGTACCGGAATTGGTTGAAACGGCAGCAGGCCGCCGGCCGCCCGAAAACGCGGCGGCGCGCCCCGTGA
- a CDS encoding sugar phosphate isomerase/epimerase, whose protein sequence is MTTVMNRRGFLCAAAAGAGAAVTSSALAQTPAQRYQESISPWPLALNASTIRPTPPLDKIRVAAETGWDAIELWINDLEQIEDEGGNLKDVAKQIQDLGLFVPNIIGLWDCLPPTPAAFNESLVKTRERMCRAADIGSHFVAAIPSPDRPDFDLKWGAECYRRLLDIGRNDYGITVAFEFVGFMKGVHRLGQAAAIALDADHPDACLICDTFHLYRGGSGFHGIRHVAPTLIANFHWNDMPADVPQFEGKDEHRLYPGEGILPLNQALQDLKAIGYARTLSLELFRREHWEQDPKAVAETGLRKMRDNIAAAGV, encoded by the coding sequence ATGACAACCGTAATGAATCGTCGAGGCTTTCTGTGCGCCGCGGCGGCAGGCGCGGGCGCGGCCGTCACCTCCAGCGCGCTGGCCCAAACGCCCGCGCAGCGCTACCAGGAGTCGATCAGCCCTTGGCCTCTTGCGCTCAACGCAAGCACAATCCGGCCCACGCCGCCGCTGGACAAGATTCGCGTCGCCGCGGAAACCGGGTGGGATGCCATCGAGCTGTGGATCAACGATCTGGAGCAAATCGAAGACGAAGGCGGCAACCTGAAGGATGTAGCCAAACAAATCCAGGACCTCGGCCTCTTTGTCCCGAACATCATTGGCCTGTGGGACTGCCTGCCGCCGACGCCGGCAGCCTTCAACGAGTCCCTCGTGAAGACGCGCGAGCGCATGTGCCGCGCCGCGGATATCGGCTCGCATTTCGTCGCGGCCATTCCGTCGCCGGACCGCCCCGATTTCGACCTGAAATGGGGCGCGGAGTGTTACCGGCGCCTGCTTGATATCGGGCGCAACGACTACGGGATCACCGTCGCGTTCGAGTTTGTCGGGTTCATGAAGGGCGTACACCGGCTCGGTCAGGCTGCGGCCATTGCGCTCGACGCGGACCACCCGGACGCCTGCCTCATCTGCGACACGTTCCACTTGTACCGGGGCGGCTCGGGATTCCACGGCATACGGCACGTCGCACCCACGCTTATCGCCAATTTCCATTGGAATGACATGCCCGCGGACGTGCCCCAGTTCGAGGGCAAAGACGAACACCGCCTCTATCCCGGCGAGGGTATCCTGCCGCTGAACCAGGCGCTGCAGGACCTGAAGGCCATCGGTTATGCGCGCACGCTCTCGCTCGAACTGTTCCGCCGCGAGCATTGGGAACAAGACCCGAAGGCCGTGGCCGAGACCGGTCTACGCAAGATGCGAGACAATATTGCCGCCGCGGGCGTATAA
- a CDS encoding GHMP kinase, giving the protein MACEAVAYARAGLIGNPSDGYFGKTISFVIRDFSAKVSLYEHPEVEIVPSFQDRSRYDSVRELARDVKANGYYGGIRLMKASIRKFVEYCDQHKLALAPKSFSVRYRSTIPRRLGLAGSSALVTATLRCLMEYYEVEIPKAVLPNLILSVETEELSISAGLQDRVIQVYEGCVYMDFDRTIMESQGHGVYEEIDCRLLPPLFVAYQRDLGEGSETFHNNIRERWLRGDPELVQAMKDFAGYAAEARALILAGRGREIGPLMDANFERRRSIYKLDPRNVDMVERARSVGAHAKFAGSGGAIVGTYEDETMFGRLVSVFQEADIAVFKPQIEA; this is encoded by the coding sequence ATGGCATGTGAAGCGGTAGCGTATGCCCGTGCCGGGCTGATTGGAAATCCGTCAGACGGCTACTTCGGCAAGACTATCAGCTTTGTGATCCGGGATTTCTCGGCGAAGGTGAGCCTGTACGAACATCCCGAGGTCGAGATTGTGCCCAGTTTTCAAGACCGGTCACGCTATGATTCCGTCCGGGAACTGGCGCGGGACGTCAAGGCGAATGGCTACTATGGCGGCATCCGCCTGATGAAGGCGTCGATACGCAAGTTCGTGGAATACTGTGACCAGCACAAGCTGGCGCTGGCGCCCAAGAGCTTCTCGGTCCGCTACCGGTCGACCATCCCGCGGCGCCTGGGGCTGGCGGGCTCGAGCGCGCTGGTTACGGCGACGTTGCGCTGCCTCATGGAGTACTACGAGGTCGAGATACCGAAGGCAGTACTGCCTAACCTGATACTGAGCGTCGAGACGGAGGAATTGAGCATTTCCGCGGGCCTTCAGGACCGGGTCATTCAGGTGTACGAAGGCTGCGTGTACATGGACTTTGACCGGACAATCATGGAGAGTCAGGGGCACGGGGTCTATGAAGAGATCGACTGCCGTCTGTTGCCGCCGCTGTTCGTTGCGTATCAGCGGGACCTTGGAGAAGGCTCGGAAACGTTCCATAACAACATCCGCGAGCGCTGGCTGCGCGGCGACCCGGAATTGGTGCAGGCGATGAAAGATTTCGCCGGCTACGCCGCGGAGGCGCGCGCGCTGATTCTGGCGGGGCGCGGCCGCGAAATTGGGCCGCTTATGGATGCGAACTTCGAGCGCCGTCGTTCGATCTATAAGTTGGACCCGCGCAATGTCGACATGGTCGAGCGCGCGCGCAGCGTAGGGGCGCACGCGAAATTCGCGGGTTCCGGCGGAGCTATTGTGGGAACCTACGAAGACGAAACGATGTTCGGGCGCCTGGTCAGCGTTTTTCAAGAGGCGGACATCGCCGTTTTCAAGCCGCAAATCGAAGCCTAG